A window of the Amycolatopsis solani genome harbors these coding sequences:
- the rpsD gene encoding 30S ribosomal protein S4 gives MARYTGPATRISRRLKVDLIGGDQAFERRPYPPGQHGRGRIKESEYLLQSQEKQKARYTYGVLERQFVRYYKEAVRRPGKTGENLLQILESRLDNVIYRAGIARTRRQARQLVSHGHFLVNGVKVNVPSFQVSKWDIIDVRPKSFAMLPFVVAKESFGDRPIPAWLQVVQSNLRVLVHQLPERAQIDVPVQEQLIVELYSK, from the coding sequence ATGGCTCGTTACACCGGCCCCGCGACGCGTATTTCGCGTCGCCTCAAGGTTGACCTCATCGGCGGCGACCAGGCTTTCGAGCGTCGCCCCTACCCGCCGGGCCAGCACGGCCGCGGGCGCATCAAGGAGTCCGAGTACCTCCTGCAGTCGCAGGAGAAGCAGAAGGCTCGCTACACCTACGGCGTTCTCGAGCGTCAGTTCGTCCGGTACTACAAGGAAGCCGTCCGGCGTCCTGGCAAGACCGGTGAGAACCTGCTGCAGATCCTCGAGTCCCGCCTGGACAACGTGATCTACCGCGCCGGCATCGCCCGCACCCGCCGTCAGGCGCGTCAGCTGGTGAGCCACGGCCACTTCCTGGTCAACGGCGTCAAGGTCAACGTCCCGTCCTTCCAGGTCTCGAAGTGGGACATCATCGACGTGCGGCCGAAGTCGTTCGCGATGCTGCCTTTCGTCGTGGCCAAGGAGTCCTTCGGCGACCGCCCGATCCCGGCGTGGCTGCAGGTCGTCCAGTCCAACCTCCGCGTGCTGGTCCACCAGCTGCCGGAGCGTGCGCAGATCGATGTTCCGGTTCAGGAACAGCTGATCGTCGAGCTCTACTCGAAGTAG
- the rpsK gene encoding 30S ribosomal protein S11, producing the protein MPPKSRTAAGAKKVRRKEKKNVAHGHAHIKSTFNNTIVSITDPTGAVIAWASSGHVGFKGSRKSTPFAAQMAAENAARKAAEHGMKKVDVFVKGPGSGRETAIRSLQAAGLEVGTIQDVTPQPHNGCRPPKRRRV; encoded by the coding sequence ATGCCACCGAAGTCTCGTACTGCGGCCGGGGCCAAGAAGGTCCGCCGCAAGGAAAAGAAGAATGTCGCGCACGGTCACGCGCACATCAAGAGCACCTTCAACAACACCATCGTCTCGATCACGGACCCGACCGGTGCCGTGATCGCGTGGGCGTCGAGTGGTCACGTGGGCTTCAAGGGCTCCCGTAAGTCCACCCCGTTCGCCGCGCAGATGGCCGCCGAGAACGCTGCCCGCAAGGCCGCCGAGCACGGCATGAAGAAGGTCGACGTCTTCGTGAAGGGCCCGGGTTCGGGCCGCGAGACGGCGATCCGCTCGCTGCAGGCGGCCGGCCTCGAGGTCGGCACCATCCAGGACGTGACCCCGCAGCCTCACAACGGCTGCCGCCCGCCCAAGCGGCGCCGGGTCTGA
- the rpsM gene encoding 30S ribosomal protein S13 — MARLAGVDLPREKRLEIALTYIYGIGRTRSKQLIKAAELNADTRVKDLSDDDLAKLRVYIEENFKVEGDLRREVNADIRRKIEIGCYEGLRWRRGLPVRGQRTKTNARTRKGPKKTVAGKKKAGKK, encoded by the coding sequence ATGGCACGACTCGCTGGCGTAGACCTCCCCCGCGAGAAGCGGTTGGAGATCGCGCTTACGTACATCTACGGCATCGGCCGTACCCGCTCGAAGCAGCTCATCAAGGCTGCCGAGCTCAACGCGGACACCCGCGTCAAAGACCTCAGCGATGACGACCTCGCGAAGCTGCGTGTGTACATCGAAGAGAACTTCAAGGTCGAGGGTGACCTTCGCCGCGAGGTGAACGCCGACATCCGTCGGAAGATCGAGATCGGGTGCTACGAGGGCCTTCGCTGGCGCCGCGGACTTCCCGTCCGTGGTCAGCGCACGAAGACCAACGCCCGTACCCGCAAGGGTCCGAAGAAGACGGTCGCCGGCAAGAAGAAGGCTGGCAAGAAGTGA
- the rpmJ gene encoding 50S ribosomal protein L36 has translation MKVQPSVKKICDKCKVIRRHGRIMVICENLRHKQRQG, from the coding sequence CCAGCCGAGCGTCAAGAAGATCTGCGACAAGTGCAAGGTGATCCGCCGTCACGGCCGGATCATGGTGATCTGCGAGAACCTGCGGCACAAGCAGCGGCAGGGCTGA